One Tripterygium wilfordii isolate XIE 37 chromosome 10, ASM1340144v1, whole genome shotgun sequence DNA segment encodes these proteins:
- the LOC120007282 gene encoding uncharacterized protein LOC120007282 produces the protein MKQTEEVEVSIESNTICRGLRVVVLRIVKKHEQQEECDDEVQETLPPRQVSRSDVNIRGSQRSTQSQKTQSKSRTVGLKSYFMPRTSAGAQPTIKSALQTKEAKEKTDLAMSKWLIDACLPFNAVNSKFYQHAIDAIASMGAGYKGPSFHDMRGHLLTKNVAEVRNFVENFRAIWKETGCTIMADGWTDQCRRTLINFLVYCPKGTVFLKSIDATEASKTANVLYSLFREVVLFVGAENVVHMVTDNAANYVAAGRLLEQEFPTLYWSPCAAHCLNLMLQDNGKLGEVSECVFHAAKITKYVYNHTFVLHLMREHTGGREILRPAPTRFATNFIALESILSQKDALRQMVTCKEWMQSTYSRDSKGKKFTDLVLDSSFWKESATIVYITKPLVRVLRLVDSENRSAMGYMYAAIWKARGEILKRFERRKRRVAPYIRIIDSRWDSQLHTNLHAAGYWITNMM, from the exons ATGAAACAGACGGAGGAG GTAGAGGTATCAATTGAGTCAAATACCATTTGTCGGGGATTAAGGGTGGTGGTGTTGAGGATTGTAAAAAA GCATGAGCAGCAAGAGGAATGTGATGATGAAGTTCAAGAGACATTACCTCCACGTCAAGTGAGTCGAAGCGATGTTAATATTAGAGGAAGTCAACGGAGCACCCAAAGTCAGAAGACCCAATCAAAATCAAGAACGGTTGGCCTGAAATCTTATTTCATGCCAAGGACTTCTGCAGGTGCTCAACCAACTATCAAAAGTGCATTGCAAACTAAAGAAGCTAAAGAGAAGACTGATCTTGCTATGTCAAAATGGTTGATTGATGCCTGCCTCCCATTTAATGCGGTAAATTCTAAATTTTATCAACATGCCATTGATGCTATTGCTAGTATGGGTGCTGGTTACAAAGGGCCTAGCTTCCATGACATGCGTGGACATCTATTGACAAAGAATGTTGCAGAAGTTAGAAACTTTGTTGAAAATTTTCGTGCGATTTGGAAAGAAACGGGATGTACAATAATGGCTGATGGATGGACTGATCAGTGCAGAAGAACACTAATTAATTTTCTGGTATATTGTCCAAAAGGTACAGTATTCTTGAAATCTATTGATGCCACTGAAGCTTCTAAGACTGCTAATGTTTTATATAGTTTGTTTAGAGAAGTTGTACTTTTTGTTGGTGCTGAAAATGTGGTGCATATGGTGACTGATAACGCAGCTAATTATGTTGCTGCTGGAAGGTTGCTAGAGCAGGAATTTCCTACACTTTATTGGTCTCCTTGTGCCGCCCATTGTTTGAACTTGATGTTACAGGATAATGGTAAATTGGGGGAGGTTAGTGAGTGTGTGTTTCATGCTGCCAAGATAACAAAGTATGTTTATAATCATACTTTCGTTTTGCATTTGATGAGAGAGCACACTGGTGGTAGAGAAATTCTTCGTCCCGCCCCCACACGGTTTGCTACTAACTTTATTGCTTTGGAAAGTATTTTGTCGCAAAAGGATGCCTTGCGTCAAATGGTGACATGTAAGGAATGGATGCAATCAACATATTCAAGAGATAGTAAAGGGAAGAAATTTACTGACCTTGTATTGGATTCATCATTTTGGAAAGAAAGTGCCACCATTGTTTACATAACCAAGCCTCTAGTTCGTGTGTTGAGGTTGGTTGATAGTGAAAATAGGTCGGCTATGGGTTATATGTATGCTGCAATTTGGAAAGCTAGAGGTGAAATTTTAAAGAGATTTGAAAGGAGGAAGAGAAGGGTTGCACCTTACATAAGGATCATTGATAGTCGGTGGGATAGCCAACTTCATACAAATCTCCATGCTGCCGGTTATTGGATAACCAATATGATGTGA